The following DNA comes from Picosynechococcus sp. PCC 7003.
GATTTACTACTTGGAGATTTACATTTTGGATATTGGTCGCCGCATTATCCCGGATACCCGACAAACCCCGTGCCGCAATGTCGTAGTCAAAATCATTTTCTGCAGCAGTGCGGTCATAGGCTAGGCGTACGGCTTGGGTTTCAGAGCCGAAACTCACCCCAACATTTTGGCGATTATAGCCAAAGCTCCCCAGATCGACCCCAGTTTCTACCGCAACCGGTTGGTTAAAGCCAGGCTGGCGCGTCACGATATTAATCACACCACCGATGGCATTGGAACCAAACAGCACCGAACTGCCCCCAGGGATTAATTCAATGCGTTCAACATTATCAGTGGTCAAATTAGACAGATCAAAGTTCCCTGAATCGAAACGATTAAGCGGTCTGCCATCGAGCAAGATCAGCGTTTGGGAAGAACTATTAGCCCCCCGAAAAATTTGCGAACTTTGGGCACCGAGGCGAGATCCGGCAGTGCTATCAATAAAAATCCCAGGAAAATATTTCAACGCTTCATTCACTGTGCGATAACCTTGGGCCTCAATTTGCTCCCGGTTAATCACATAGGCCGCACGGGTCGCATCTTGAACCGTTTCTTCTTGGCGAGAAGGGCCATAAACGGGTTGATTTAATAGCTCATCAATCACCGTTAGTTCAAAATCAACGGTCTCTTGCTCATCCTCTAGGTTGTTGTCTTCTTGGGCGAAAATAGCGGTGCTACCGCAGAGACAATAAGCAATCGTCAAGCAAATTGTTTTTTGGGTAAAAAATGACGTCATCTAAGAATATGTTTGGCTAATTTTTGATGTGGTGCAGAAAAAAAATGCAGCAATGAGAAGACTTTTACAAATCAAAAGTCTTGGCTGATAACTTTGAGAAAAGCAAGGAGATCGAGCGAACAAAAATACCGATAATTTTTTACTGATTCGCCTAAATTAATGCATTCCTCAATATCCTCGAATGAGGCCAATGCTGCTGAAATAATGGGTTAGAGCAATATTCAAAACAAATTCTCTAACGAGACTGGGCTTGCTGATTGCGGCGATATTGCAGTCTCAAAAGATAAAAATTATGGGCAGCAGAAAAAGGCTGGGTGCTAAAAGAAAACATCATCCGTACCTCGCAGATGGGAAATTACTAAAACGTTTACGCTTGGCTCGGCGGGCATTCTGACTTAGAAATTGCTGAAAATTTCCTTACAGCTGCGGGACAGCGACGGATTTGCACCGTTCTTTCCCCATTGCTTTTATCGGCTGATCCCCGATAAAACCGAACAGAACTTCATTATATAGCAGGCGATCGCCCCCCATGTAAATAGATTTGTGAAGTCCCTAGTCTGGGGAGAGAGCTACGTTTAGGCAGCAAGCAGGGCTGTAATGTGGGGAATAATCTGGGCGTGGTTCGTGAATAAATAATCGAGGCGATCGCTAATCAGGGACAAAATTAAGTCCTCGTAGGTCATCCCCTGTTCTGATAGTCCCTGGGCAACGAGGCTGGTGACATTGGTGGCAGGTCGCTTCAGATCGGGCTTGGGATTGGCCTCTAAAATCTGGATATTTCCTGTCGCATCCATCCGGGCATCGATACGAATCAAAGCATTTAAACTAAATTCCCAGTAAACTTGTTGGGCGAGTTTTGCGAGCTTTTCTTTGGCCGGATCACAATCATCTAAAAAACGAATTCTTTGGCCTGTAATTGCTTTTTTATCCATCGAGGTAAAAATCTTTTCATCAGCTTCTAAAAGGCGTTCTAAAATCGAAAAGGTAAAGGGAGAATCTAACTTTTCAAACTGTCCTTGACGATGGCGCACATAGCCACACACGGAAACACAAAACTCCCGCCCAGTGAGGAAAGGTTCAATTAATGCAGTGTTGTGGGTTTGCCGATGCACGGCGGCGATCGCCCCATCGAGATCCTGGGGCTGATCCACAAAATGAATGTTCAAAGAGGCGCGGCCAGAAACGGGTTTAACGAGAAAAGCCCCCTGGTAATCACCAAAGGTTTGTTGAAAACGGGTGTTATTTTTGGCGGTGAATTTCCCCTGGGCCGGATGCCAAATCATAAACGGTGCAGTGGGAAAGCCAAGGCCCTGCAATTCCCGTTTAAAACTATGTTTATTGTCCAGAATCGAGCTATTTAGAGGGTTATGGCCGATATAGGGCACCCCTAACATTTCTAGGATTGCGGGAGTGTGGCAGACGGGATTGTAACCCTGAACCCCACCGGTGTTGAGCCAAGCGAGATGAATTTGATGTTCCCGGAGGCGATCGCCTAAGGTGGCATCATCGGGCAACACAAACACATGCTGAAAACCTAAATCTTCGAGGGCCGCGGCAATATCACGGGCCACCACTTCGTAGGTTTTAGTGGAGCGGGGATTGTGGGTTTGGTAGATAACGGCCCCCGGCACTGCTTTGTCACCCCCATGAATTACCGCAATTCTTAACTTTTTCCGAAGAATTTCAAGGTAGTTTGGCAGTTGACTGAAATCGTAAACAAATCCCATCATTAACGTGATTTTTCCCACAATTCTAAGCAGTTTTGCTATTTTAGCCTAAGCTTGTGGGCAAGTTTTTGTACCTTTGCTTACAGATTGATTTTCTTTGCCTATGACTTTTCCGCGTGGTGTCGCCCTCTGTCTTGGATATCTCATTGGCCTGGGTTTGACTGGATTTTGGGGGCCACTGAACCCGCAACCCTCTTTTGTGCAGTGGGGGTTATTGGTTGGGGCGATCGCCTTAGGGACAATTTTCGCCACAATTTTTCTCCCCCGTCATCTCTGGCAAGTACCACGACGCTTTTGGCCCATCCTAGGATTAGTGATGCTACTGGCCGCCGTCTATGGTCAAGTACGTTTACCCCGTCCGGCTGCCGCTGGCCTTTATGATCTCAGTCAAAACCAGCCCAGTTTATTGCAAAGTCCCGTAGAAATCCAAGGGCAAATTTATCGCCCCATCACCACAAAAGAACCAGACAAACAGCGGTTTTGGTTTCGGGTGCAAAATGTAAAACTAGGGCAAAATATTATTCCTAAAAAAGAAAATTTATATGTCACGTTAAGCGGAGATTTTTCTCAGTTTAAGCTTGGCGATCGCCTCCAGTTGACAGGACGTTTATACAAACCCCAGCCACCCCAAAATAACTTTGCTTTTAGTTTTCCGGATTACCTACGCCAAAACAATACTTTCCTGGGTTTTAGTGCTTGGGAAGCGACATTAACAAATCGAGAGCAGCCCCTCACCGAACAACTGCGCCAACGGATTCAACGGAGCCATCGAGAATTTTTACCAGAGCAATCAGCCAGCTTACTCAGTTCCATGGTGCTGGGGCGTCAGGCCACCAATTTAGACCCCGAAATTTATGATCTGTGGGTCAGAGCAGGCTTGGCCTACACCGTCGCCGCGTCCGGGTTCCATGTGTCGCTGTTGCTGGGGGTTGTATTGCGGCTTCTACGAAATCAAGAAGAGAAAAGACAATTCTATGGCGCGGCGGGAATTTTACTCGGTTACGTGCTGCTGACGGGTTTCCAGGCTTCGGTTCTCCGGGCGGCCTTGATGGGTATCGGTGGCTTGGTGGCCTTGGTGCTTGATCGCAAGGTCAAACCCATTGGTCTTTTGTTAGTAACCGCAACGGTGTTGCTCCTTATTAAACCACTATGGCTGTGGGATTTGGGCTTTCAGCTCAGTTTTCTGGCAACTTTTGGTTTGTTTACGACCCTAGAACCGATCCAAAACAAGCTGGATTTTCTCCCCCCAACGGTGACAACGGCGATCGCCATTCCTATTGCGGCAAGTATTTGGACATTACCTCTGCTGGCCTACAAATTTAATGTGATTGCCACCTACTCCATTCCCACCAGCATCGTGCTATCGCCTGTCATTGGCTTGGTCAGTTTGGGCGGGATGGTTAGCGGTGCAATGGGGTTACTCAGTCCAACATTAGGTGGGGCGATCGCCTATGGGGTGGGTTTTCCCCTGCAAGGAATGATTTGGCTCGTGGAACAGGTCGTGGCATTACCTGGGAGTCAGGCGAGTGTGGCCGCGTTACCTTTGGCGCACCTGCTTGTTTTCTATGGGGTAATGTTGCTGATTTGGCGTTCTCCCTGGGCACAAAAACAGGCCAAGCCTTTAATTAGTGGTTTGTTGATCTTTTTTATTGTGGTGTTGGTTTACCACCATTTCAATACCACCCAGGTGACGATTTTTGGCGATCGCCAAACCCCTGTGATCGTTGCCCAGGCCGGTGGTAAAACCCTGGTAATTAATGTCGGTTCTCCTGGATTTTGGGAATATACCCTCGAACCCTTCCTGCGTCGCAGCGGCCTCAATCAAATTGATGGCTTGCTTTCCCTGACGCCCCCAGATCCTCCAGATCCTAAAGTCACAGCTACTGATTTTTCTGGTGCACTACCCGTTAAACAACGTTTTGGTCTGGCCGAATCCCAACTCACAGACGTGATTTCGCTACATCCCCTTGAGCCTAAGCGTATCGGCCCAATTACCCTACAACTCCTCCAGGAAGATGTGCATATCCTAGAAATTCGTCTCCAGGGCCAAGCCTTTTATTTGCTCAGTAAACAAACCGCTGACGCCGACTTTATCACCCGGTGGAATCCAGCCATCCTCATCGCCAAGGCCGCTGATTTAGATTTCAAAATCTGGCAGACCCTCAAACCCCAACAGGCGATCGCCATTGGTTCTCCCCAGGGCCATTTTTTAGCCCCCAACCGCATCGTTTACTGGAGCGAAACCGACGGCACCATTCAATGGACACCCCGCCAGGGTCTAAGCAGCCTTGCCCCCAATCTCCCCTAGGCCCAAAGCCTTTTCCTGAGCCAGTTTATGCCCCGAAGACTGTGGTAAAATAGGAGTCTATTTGACCAAAAAAATCCAGTTAAAAAACGCAAAATAATCTTCCTTAACGTCTTTTTCTCTGGTTTTTAACCTTTTTTGACCTAGCGGAGCCGAAATCCTATGACCTCCCCCCAGGAGCGCATTATTCCCACCGATTTAAGCAATGAAATGTCACGCTCGTACCTAGAGTACGCCATGAGTGTGATTGTGGGGCGGGCGTTACCCGATGCACGGGATGGCTTAAAACCCGTACACCGCCGTATTTTATATGCGATGTATGAATTGGGTTTGACCCCAGATCGCCCTTTCCGGAAATGTGCCCGGGTCGTGGGGGAAGTCCTCGGTAAATATCACCCCCACGGTGATACGGCGGTTTATGATGCCCTGGTGCGCATGGCCCAGGATTTCTCCATGCGGGACCCACTGATCAATGGTCATGGTAATTTTGGCTCCATTGATAACGACCCGGCGGCGGCGATGCGTTACACCGAATGTCGCCTCCAGTCCCTGGCGACCAATGCCCTGCTGCGGGATATCGAATCAGAAACCGTTGACTTCGCTGATAACTTCGATGGCTCCCAACAGGAACCGGTGGTTCTGCCGTCACGGATTCCCCAACTTTTAGTGAATGGTTCCTCGGGGATTGCGGTGGGGATGGCAACCAATATTCCGCCCCACAACCTTGGGGAAATTATTGATGGGGTGACAGCGCTGATTCATAATCCTGAGATCACCATCAAAGAATTGATGCAATTTATTCCGGCCCCTGACTTTCCAACGGGGGCACAAATTCTCGGTCGTTCGGGCATTAAAGATGCCTACATGACAGGACGGGGCTCGATCACCATGCGGGGGGTCGCCGAAATTGAAACGCTCCGCCAAAATGGCCGGGAAAAAGAAGCGATTATCGTTACTCAACTACCCTACCAGACCAATAAGGCGGCGCTGATTGAACGCATTGCCGATATGGTCAACGACAAGAAAATTGATGGCATTTCTGATATCCGCGATGAAAGCGATCGCCAAGGGATGCGGATCGTCATCGAACTCAAGCGCGATGCTTATCCCCGTGTTGTTTTAAATAATCTGTATAAACACACGCCCCTCCAGGCCAATTTTGGCGCGAATATGCTGGCCCTGGTAAACGGCGAACCCCAGTTGCTCAACCTGAAGCAATTCCTCCAGGTATTCCTAGATTTCCGGGTGGAAGTGATTACCCGGCGCACCCGCTACGAACTACGCAAGGCCCAGGAACGGGATCACATTCTCCAAGGGTTACTGATTGCCCTCGATAATCTTGATGCGGTGATCCACTTGATTCGCCAGGCGGCGGATACGGCGATCGCCCGTCAGGGGTTAATGGACGGCTACAACCTCAGCCAAGCCCAAGCCGATGCCATTTTACAAATGCAATTGCGTCGTCTCACGGCCCTCGAAGCGGACAAAATCGAAGCAGAACACCAGGATTTATTACTCAAAATCACTGATCTTGAAGATATCCTGGCGCGTCGGGAACGGGTCTACGCGATTATCGAAGCAGAACTCAGCGAAATTAAGACCATCCACCAGAGCGATCGCCGTACAGAACTGGTGCTGGATGATGGCGATCTCCAGGATATTGACCTGATTGCCAACGAGCAGGCCGCTATTTTGCTCACCGAACAAGGCTATATCAAACGGATGCCCGTGGCCACCTTTGACGCCCAAAACCGTGCCACTCGCGGCAAAGCTGCCACCAAAATGAAGGAAGACGATGGCGTCGATCACTTCCTCACCTGCTGCGACCACGACTATGTGCTGTTCTTTACGGAGCGTGGCGTCGTCTATTCCCTCAATGCTTACCAAATTCCCCAAAGTTCCCGCACCGCTAGGGGGTTACCGGCGATTCAACTACTCCCGATCCCGAAGGACGAAAAAATTACGGCGATGCTGGCAGTGAGTGAGTTCACGGAAGATGAATACCTCGTTATGCTCACCCAAAACGGCTACATCAAAAAAACCGCCCTGTCCGCCTTTGCGAAGATTCGCTCGAATGGTTTAATTGCCATTTCCCTCGAAGACGGAGACGAGTTGCGTTGGGTACGCCTTGCGCGGCAGGAGGACAGCATTATTGTGGCCAGTAGCGAAGGGATGGCGATCCACTTTCAGGCCGACCATAATCAGTTGCGTCCCTTGGGCCGTTCTACCCGGGGGGTACGGGCGATGAAGCTCAAATCTGACGATGACAAATTGGTGAGCATGGACATTGTGTCGTCTCAAATTACGGCGGCGATCGCCGCTGCGGATACAGCAGAAGACGAAGACGATAACGAAGAAGTCACCGAAAATGTTGACCAGGGGCCTTGGGTCATTGCCGTAACCACAAAAGGCTTCGGCAAGCGGGTGCCCGTGGGACGTTTCCGCCTGCAAAATCGCGCTGGGGTCGGCCTCCGGGCGATTAAATTTAAGTCCAAGGCCGATCGTTTGGCTTCCCTGAGAATTGTCAATCCCGAAGATGAACTGATGCTCGTCACAGGACGCGGCATTATGATCCGCCAGGCAGTGGAATCCATTTCGCTCCAGTCCCGTAGTGCCACCGGAGTCAGGGTACAACGCCTCGATGGGGATGATGCAATTGTGGCAGTCGCCCTAGTGCCGCCCCCAGCAGAAGGAGAGAGTTTAGAAGCTACGGACATGACGGCTGAAGAAGAATAAACCCCCCTTTAGTAATACCTCTCTAGCTCCCCTAGAGGGGAGAATTTTGTGGGGCTCGCCAACACACCGGCCAACTATTCCCCTCTTGAGAGGGGTCAGGGGAGCGAGCGTTAACTCAAGGGATAACACCCTCCGGCTTTCAGCCACCTCCCTCAAGGGATAACACCCTCCGGCTTTCAGCCACCTCCCTCAAGGGAGGATTTTTTTG
Coding sequences within:
- a CDS encoding D-alanyl-alanine synthetase, producing the protein MMGFVYDFSQLPNYLEILRKKLRIAVIHGGDKAVPGAVIYQTHNPRSTKTYEVVARDIAAALEDLGFQHVFVLPDDATLGDRLREHQIHLAWLNTGGVQGYNPVCHTPAILEMLGVPYIGHNPLNSSILDNKHSFKRELQGLGFPTAPFMIWHPAQGKFTAKNNTRFQQTFGDYQGAFLVKPVSGRASLNIHFVDQPQDLDGAIAAVHRQTHNTALIEPFLTGREFCVSVCGYVRHRQGQFEKLDSPFTFSILERLLEADEKIFTSMDKKAITGQRIRFLDDCDPAKEKLAKLAQQVYWEFSLNALIRIDARMDATGNIQILEANPKPDLKRPATNVTSLVAQGLSEQGMTYEDLILSLISDRLDYLFTNHAQIIPHITALLAA
- a CDS encoding ComEC/Rec2 family competence protein — protein: MTFPRGVALCLGYLIGLGLTGFWGPLNPQPSFVQWGLLVGAIALGTIFATIFLPRHLWQVPRRFWPILGLVMLLAAVYGQVRLPRPAAAGLYDLSQNQPSLLQSPVEIQGQIYRPITTKEPDKQRFWFRVQNVKLGQNIIPKKENLYVTLSGDFSQFKLGDRLQLTGRLYKPQPPQNNFAFSFPDYLRQNNTFLGFSAWEATLTNREQPLTEQLRQRIQRSHREFLPEQSASLLSSMVLGRQATNLDPEIYDLWVRAGLAYTVAASGFHVSLLLGVVLRLLRNQEEKRQFYGAAGILLGYVLLTGFQASVLRAALMGIGGLVALVLDRKVKPIGLLLVTATVLLLIKPLWLWDLGFQLSFLATFGLFTTLEPIQNKLDFLPPTVTTAIAIPIAASIWTLPLLAYKFNVIATYSIPTSIVLSPVIGLVSLGGMVSGAMGLLSPTLGGAIAYGVGFPLQGMIWLVEQVVALPGSQASVAALPLAHLLVFYGVMLLIWRSPWAQKQAKPLISGLLIFFIVVLVYHHFNTTQVTIFGDRQTPVIVAQAGGKTLVINVGSPGFWEYTLEPFLRRSGLNQIDGLLSLTPPDPPDPKVTATDFSGALPVKQRFGLAESQLTDVISLHPLEPKRIGPITLQLLQEDVHILEIRLQGQAFYLLSKQTADADFITRWNPAILIAKAADLDFKIWQTLKPQQAIAIGSPQGHFLAPNRIVYWSETDGTIQWTPRQGLSSLAPNLP
- the gyrA gene encoding DNA gyrase subunit A, with protein sequence MTSPQERIIPTDLSNEMSRSYLEYAMSVIVGRALPDARDGLKPVHRRILYAMYELGLTPDRPFRKCARVVGEVLGKYHPHGDTAVYDALVRMAQDFSMRDPLINGHGNFGSIDNDPAAAMRYTECRLQSLATNALLRDIESETVDFADNFDGSQQEPVVLPSRIPQLLVNGSSGIAVGMATNIPPHNLGEIIDGVTALIHNPEITIKELMQFIPAPDFPTGAQILGRSGIKDAYMTGRGSITMRGVAEIETLRQNGREKEAIIVTQLPYQTNKAALIERIADMVNDKKIDGISDIRDESDRQGMRIVIELKRDAYPRVVLNNLYKHTPLQANFGANMLALVNGEPQLLNLKQFLQVFLDFRVEVITRRTRYELRKAQERDHILQGLLIALDNLDAVIHLIRQAADTAIARQGLMDGYNLSQAQADAILQMQLRRLTALEADKIEAEHQDLLLKITDLEDILARRERVYAIIEAELSEIKTIHQSDRRTELVLDDGDLQDIDLIANEQAAILLTEQGYIKRMPVATFDAQNRATRGKAATKMKEDDGVDHFLTCCDHDYVLFFTERGVVYSLNAYQIPQSSRTARGLPAIQLLPIPKDEKITAMLAVSEFTEDEYLVMLTQNGYIKKTALSAFAKIRSNGLIAISLEDGDELRWVRLARQEDSIIVASSEGMAIHFQADHNQLRPLGRSTRGVRAMKLKSDDDKLVSMDIVSSQITAAIAAADTAEDEDDNEEVTENVDQGPWVIAVTTKGFGKRVPVGRFRLQNRAGVGLRAIKFKSKADRLASLRIVNPEDELMLVTGRGIMIRQAVESISLQSRSATGVRVQRLDGDDAIVAVALVPPPAEGESLEATDMTAEEE